Genomic window (Drosophila albomicans strain 15112-1751.03 chromosome X, ASM965048v2, whole genome shotgun sequence):
ttagtCAGTAAGTTGCCAGAGTCGAGTCCAAGTTAACAAAAATTTGCTAAGACACATTTCtggaatatttgttttttcatgAATGTTTGTTGGAGGTAAAAGTAGCCAGGAGAGCTGCAGAGCAAGCTGTGACTAAACtattgtgtatgtatgtacatagatGTTAgacaaattatgaattatgtatgtatacgatcattaaatttaattatattattgaagtgaattgaagaaataaaaaaacaaaaaaacaaacacaaaacacgcccaaagcgacaaaaacaaaagcagttATGTTCTTaatgtttgcaaattttataatacataatagATTGTTACATCTTTAGAAGGCACAGATGTTCAATTCAAACAGCTTTCGTCAGAGGTCACtcaaaaaaaatggaatgcaGTTTAAATTTCCATGCCTGAAATACATTGGAATATTAtgagagaaaaaataaactgcaaaaaatgtcagcccaaaagtatgccACGAAATGTTAAGCACAAACAGTGCTTCTAAAACTGTTCACGATGCCAAACAGCTTCTGtcagcaagcagcaaagtTGATCGCATCCTGAAAGTATGCCACAAAATATGAACCAGTCGCTCTAAAACTGTAGCACTTAATGCAGCCACTTGCTGCTGgtttctgttcgcctggtatttcacctgGAAATTTGGCTGTTTGACAGCTCGCGCTGACGTGTGGCGTGtatgatgattatgatttaCAACCTAATTACGATGTATGGACACATGTgttactacatatatatttacatgtggatacatacatatttatgatgtgtgtgtgtgtatgtatgtatgcgttaGTTGGTCCGCATTTGTTGAGCTAGGGACAAATTAAAGAGCCAAGCActaggcgaacataaatcagcagcaagcgaGAAATGTGTTTGAGCCGCATCAAAAATGGATTGAGTGGAATATCTTCGAGTGCGAGCTTAAGCTTTGAGTTCCTTTGGCCTCCCtaaagtatgcaacagtttTTGGGTTTTGAGTGGGTTTCCATGTATATTGtgcagcctaaaagtatgccgCAGTTTATGAATTTGTGATGCCTTTTAATAGAAATTGAGCTAactaaaagtatgccacagcttttacaataaatgaaaCGAGGCAAATGcgtaaacaaatatatttttgtcgaGTCTGAACAGCATCTCTGTGCACGAAATTAGATGGATCAACAAATggtaaattaaaatgttcgcTTAAGTCGTGTGAGTGTTGTGCTTGTCATCGTCATGCAAGCTGCAAGCGGGCAAACCAAATGTCTGACGCTCCGCATGCGACAACTTGCAGGGACGCACCTCTTCGATGATGTCCCTGGCCTGGGCGTGCAGCACACGCATTCGCTCCTCATCGACACGTCGCTCCATCTCCAGCTCCATGTCCTGCAGCGCCTTCATGATCATGCGCTCCTCCTCAACAGCGGCGGCACGCAGTCGCATATTGGACACCATGTCGCTGGCAATGGCGTCGTAGCTGGCCTTATTTATGGCACGACTGGCAGCCTCTCGATCGGCAGCCTGTTGATACTGTCGCTCCATGAAACTGGTCGCATCGCGTGTGATTTGGCCGAGTTTGGCATCCTTTTCGGCATAGAAACGATGCTCCTTGCACTGATTGATCAGATCGATGGCAACTTGTTGCTTCCGTTCGTGACGCTTCTGCACCTCCTGATGGGCACGCTTCTTCTCGCGTGCCTTTCGCTCACACACAAGTATGTCGGCAATCATATTCTCATGGGCAACCTGTTGGTTGTGCTTCTCATACAGCTGCTGTCCCAGATCGTCGCTAATCAGGCGACGCCGCTCAATGCTATCGGCACGTCGCTGCATCTCTTGATGCAAAAAGCTGGCAGTCACCGGTCCCATGGCCTCCAGCACAATGACATCCAGTTTGTGGGCTTCTGCGGGTTTCCTGTCGCGTAAATTGCGATTCAACGTCGAGTACTCATCGAGCATGCGCTTCAATTCAATGCGCTTTGCGTGACGCCATTCAAGTTCCTGCCGCAAATCGGCGGCATATGCCAACTCATCATTCTGACGCTTCTGTCTGCCCTCCTCACGTTCCGTAAACTGTTTCTCCTCCCGTTCTGATCGTATTTTGCGTATCTGTTGCACCAGCTGTTGACTGTAATCACGTGCCTTTCGCTGCACAGCTTGCTGCTCGGCCAGCTTCTCCTTGTGGACCTTCTCCTGTGCCGCTTGCGCTTCTTTGCGCTCCCGCTCCCGCTCGTTGCCCATTGTCTTGACGTTCTCGTTGCGTCGCTTCACCACACTCAACGTTGTCTTCGCCCGATCGATCTCCGTCTGCAGGTCACGCAATCTCTGCGAATTCACGTTCAACTGCTGGCGTCGCATCGCCTCGGCGAACTCACGACGATTCTGCTCGGCCATCGTTTGGGCAATCATGGCCGATTGACGCTCTCGCTCCTGTATCGGATGATAGTTACGATTGCGATCATCGGCTATTTGCTGCACCTGATATTTCACCTCCCGATAAAGGCGATTCGTCGAAGGCGATGTCGCCAGCACCAAAGGCGAGGCATCAAGCGCCTCCATATcacgttttcgttttgtttccGGCAAGCGCTTCATGCGTCCCAACATATCATCCAGCGGCTCCTGCGGCACGGTGGCAAACAGCGAGACGCGTGGATCATCCCAGGCACCGTATTGAATGCGCGCTGGTTCCACATGTTGACGACGTCCTCGACCagacattgtgtgtgtgtgtgtgtgtaaagtgtGTTGTCtagaattgaataaaaatgttaatcgGGAACTCTcgaatgaataaaaatgttaatccAGAACTTTCGAATGCAATGCAAACCCGTTGTTTAAGTCGCGTTGCGAAAATCGTTTTTACGgtttatgttttgtgtgtgtttttatgttATGTATTAATTCCTTCTCGAATCATCTGAACTAATTTccaagttgtgtgtgtttgactgaAACTGAACGAAAAGTGCCGATAAATTAAGCATCTCTCTCGTTTGTCTCGAATCCATTTGACGCCTGCTGCCAGGGTAAATTGATAGctaaaataaatggaataattagttttaaaaactgaaactgtgtCTCTCCTTCGTCTTGAATCCATTTGACATTTGCTGCTTGGGTAAAATTAATCCTATAATCCTATTTATACTTATAGTACAACTCAGGTGCGTTTCGacatgcgtatacgtaatatttagGTACAAAAACTTAAACAGTCTCTCTCTTAAGCGACTCCAATCCAGAGTAAATTGATAGCTAAACTAAAAGGAAAAAATCAGTTACAATAACTGAAACAGTCTCTCTTATTTATCTCGAATCTCTTTGGCATTTGCTGCTTGGATAAATTAATTcctaaaataaatgaaaagaagttagaaaatcattttgaaacttaaacaatttatacTTACAACTTAGCTGCGTCTCGacatgcgtatacgtaatatttagtgcaaacatttttgttgattttctggatgtttattttaattttcataattattgttattataccatttgttttattactCTTaacaattattgcaatttcattgtttgttACATTTTCAATGCATTTTGCGTTGCCTTTTTTTCcactttccattttccattttctgtTTTCCATTTGGTTTAAAATGAGCAAAATTAACAAAGTTAATAAAAACGTTTTTActaatttttcgttttgctttgtttataatcgttttaaaatgttgaaactgtttgctgttgttgttgtttttgttgtttgtggtcattattgttgtgtgtgtgtgtgttaatttcaattcgaaaGAGTACAAAAATCGAGTGTATTtcgaaaaaaagaatttaaactTGGTAATTAGATTGATTTCTTGAATATATCATTTTGCTTTCacttttgttcttgttgtttgcaatttgagaatatgattttttttgtatatttgatcTTTGAAATGTGCGgcttattaatttcttttctgcATTTAGTTAAgttatttcgttttttgtttttttcgtgagcatttttgctatattgttgtggcttgttattgtttgttttcttgaTAAACTTGTtgttaaaaattcttttgtacatttttttgttttgtgtttttttttgcttcaattcaattcaacaattatttttttttgttggggattttttgttttgttttatcgTTTAACAATAAacttaatatgtttataaactttaataccaattaaaaacgtcttacaaattaataaacacatattatataaaattgcatttgtccaaaagtttgtttgttttgcattttcatttcttgttaTTGATTTGATTAGATAGAGATAGCGAGAGTGAAGGTGTATGTgttagagaaagagagagggatagagagagagagcgaaagtgTTTTTCATGTTctcaacaaattttgtataattttctATTATCATTCAtgcattaataattatttgattttgttgttacaattgtgttttgttttttttttttgtttgtttttggtttttttaatGCCATTTTGCGGCTGAGCTTTAACAACAGTCGTCGATTTTCGATCGTATTCGttaattatgtgtgtgtgtgtgtgtgtgtgtgtttgtggttgCATTTGGGATTTGTTTCTCATagattatataaacaaatttaacattatGCTCATTAGTTGGATTTGATTAAATATCATTGTATTATTGATTGCAATTAACATTTATGTTCTTGTATTTTACTCTCTATAAATATCATTTGTTTAGTGAATTTACTTTGCCCATCTCTTTCGTTTCCTTTtcctatatatatactatatatatttaattgttttgtcatttattgtttgctaaataaatcaattgcatgccattttcattttcatattcgATTTTCGtacttcatttgcattttcttttactttttcgtTTAACTATAAATTTGGTTGATGTAAAATTTGTGTCT
Coding sequences:
- the LOC117577712 gene encoding trichohyalin gives rise to the protein MSGRGRRQHVEPARIQYGAWDDPRVSLFATVPQEPLDDMLGRMKRLPETKRKRDMEALDASPLVLATSPSTNRLYREVKYQVQQIADDRNRNYHPIQERERQSAMIAQTMAEQNRREFAEAMRRQQLNVNSQRLRDLQTEIDRAKTTLSVVKRRNENVKTMGNERERERKEAQAAQEKVHKEKLAEQQAVQRKARDYSQQLVQQIRKIRSEREEKQFTEREEGRQKRQNDELAYAADLRQELEWRHAKRIELKRMLDEYSTLNRNLRDRKPAEAHKLDVIVLEAMGPVTASFLHQEMQRRADSIERRRLISDDLGQQLYEKHNQQVAHENMIADILVCERKAREKKRAHQEVQKRHERKQQVAIDLINQCKEHRFYAEKDAKLGQITRDATSFMERQYQQAADREAASRAINKASYDAIASDMVSNMRLRAAAVEEERMIMKALQDMELEMERRVDEERMRVLHAQARDIIEEVRPCKLSHAERQTFGLPACSLHDDDKHNTHTT